The window CCAGGGAGGTATATAACCAAATGGAGTATTCTGGGCTTGAACCATCAGGAGACAGCAATGTCCTTCTTCTTATGAGTTATCTGAGGAGTAAGCGTATTGGCGATGCACTAAACTTCTTCAACTTCATTCGTGACAAGAAGACACCTGGCACCAAGCTGTACAATGTATTCATATCTGGTCTATGTGAAGCTCAGAAGCCAGAGCAGGCAATGGTGTTCTGGAGGGAAGCGAGGGAGAAGGGTTTAGTCCCAAGCATCAGCTGCTATGAACAGCTTGTGCTCCTGTTGTGCTCTGTGAAAGATTATGACAATGTCGTAAAGGTTATTGATGACTTCAAAGAAACAGGTCGCCCTGTTTCGGCTTTCTTGTGTAACGTGCTTCTGTTGCACACATTGAGGGGCAGTGACCTTCTGAAGGCTTGGAAACGTTCAGAGCAGGCAACAGTGAAACCAGAAGAGATCCAGGGTAAGGGGGTAGGACGGTTCTTGATTGGCGAACTTATTATGATGTTTGCAGGTGGTATTAGGAACATGAATGACTTAGAGGATTTAGAAGAGGACCTAGAAAAACATTTTCCAGTTGATGTTTACACTTATAACATGCTGCTGCGAGGGTTGAGCATGGTGGGGAGGATGGACTCTGCCTGTAACTTGTTTGAGAGGCTGTGCCGCAAGGGGTATGAACCGAATCGGTGGACTTTTGATATAATGGTACATGGCTTCTGCAAGAATAGTGACAGGGATGAGGCCGAGAGATGGATGGAAGCAATGCACCGAAATGGGTTCTATCCCACATGGTACACTATGAGGATATATAACAATTTAGCGTTGCGATCAACTGATCATAAAGTCATCTCATTTGTATAAGTAATCATCTCTCTGCCACCGCTTTCATGCCTTGGTCTGCTGTGATCCTATGACTTCACTGGAACAGGTAAAACTATTATCAGAACCTTGTTCTATGGTTTTAGTTATTTAAGAAGGTACTCGGTGCGATTCATTTGCTGTTATGTTTTTTGTGTAATTCCTTCTATGTTTTCTTACAACACAAGTCACATTAGACCTTTCGCTGTGTTTTGCACTCTATCTTGGACACACATTAGCGGAGGTAATTTGTTAAACATGACAATTTTCAGTTGGCAGTCGCATTCGAGTTCCACTGTTAGGAACAGGCATGCAGTTGCTTAATAACATGTAAATACATATTTATCTATCCTACTTTTACAAGTCCATTTTGTTTGTACAATTCATACTGCACTGATTGAAAACCTTTTACCGCACATGAATTGGTTGTGATCATTTTTAGTCTATATAAATATCTAATAGACCAAGCTCAAGTTAATCTAGCCTTTTGTATTTTCCAAGCCAAGGTAATTCAGTGCGGTTTTCTGGATGTTTGCAGGCCTAATTTTTGAACATCAGATCTGTACCTGTGGAAGTTTATTCCTAAATTTAACATCACTATCCTCTGAACCACATCTCACCTGGCCCAACACAGTTCCAAGATGCGTCTAGGATATCAGTTGACATGTAATCTAGTTTTACACAATTTTGCGATCACATGATATTTTTGTGCCCAGAATTTTGAGGTTTTAGCTATCCGATCATTCGGTATTGTTTCATTTGGTTGTTTAACAACCATTAGGGCCCCACTGTAATCAGTAAGTTATATCAAGCAATGGTCATTCTTTTTCATCTGGAATTTAAGCACTAGAAAATAGAAGTTGAATAAATGCAGATTGTACAAGTTCTGTATCAGGTAAGATGTGTGATATGCTACTTGGCAACAACCTGTAAGTTATATCAAGCAATGGTCATTCTTTTTCATGACCACCGGCTTTTCCAGCTTTTGGAAGTGGAACCTGCGAGTTCTTAGTTCTTTACATGCTAACTGTAACGAAATTGCTTTTGCCATCAAGATAGTATTTTCTGAATTGCTTTTGGCAGTTCAGTATTCATTTTGCTGCCATTCTTTGTTTAGTACTCCCGAAGCACTGTCaattgattgttttttttctgcttAATCATATATGTTAACGATCTTTTAGGTTGTAAAATTAGCAAAGAACTAATGTTGGCACTTCGAAGGATTGATCTGCAGAACAGACTACCCTTTGATTATTTCACAACTTTTTATAACGTACAGTATCTTGAGATAAAAACTCAACAATCTTTTGCTAACAATTAGCTCGACGGTGATTAAAGAAAACAATACTATTGGATTCAAAATTCAGTTTTATAGGCTAACCCAGTGAACTGCACGTTGTACCATCGGAGAGAGAAAATAAATTGAACCATTCAGCATTGATCTTTGCAAAGAAATAAATGGATCACGTGGAAACAATATGTACATTACACTGAGCATGCTAGCAAACCAAACTACCTAAATTTCGATCTTATGTACTATGGTTCATTGAAATACTCAAAAGTTCTTGCACTAGTAGGAGCATCAGATTACACAGCTTATTCCACGAAACCAAAGGTGGAGAAAAGCCAAAAATTGGGGATTGGGCGTGATACACCTTGAGCTTCAGTCAATGTCCAAGCTAGAGTATGGCTCATGACCAACCTGCATTGGTTTAATAATTTAGGGCATCATCAGTCTATGCATATTGAAAGAGTTGCGCACAGGAAAAGAAAATTGCAACTGAATTCTTATATATAGTAACATGAGCATTAAGACATGAGGTGTGTAATTAATTGGAAGCACCAAATCTAGCACATAAAAGAGCAGAGTTTGCGTGATAACTGGCAAGTTGTTGCTACTTAGTACTCACTGAGCAATCATCATGAACACGCCAGATTGTCtcgcctaaaaggttagcaactgaAAGGATAGTCAGCTGCGGGAAACTCTTGTCCTCCTTGAGAGGTATAGTGTTTGTGATGATTACTTCTTGAAACAAACCACTTGATAACCTTTCAATGGCGGGCGGGCTGAAAAAGGCAATGTACAAATATTATAAATTTTCCACAGAAAAATAACAAAGCATGAGTCAAATTTAATGTCAGGAACGTTATCTTTGCTGCATAGTCAAGTGTGGTAAATAATTGTAACCTCTGTATTGTTTAGGAGAACTTGTACAAAACTGAGTTCCACCAAAAGCATGAATAAAGTATGTCTATAACATAACAAAGGATTCTGAGCTTCTCCATGGTAAATCAAGTTCAGCTAGCTTACTACATCAATATCTACTGGAAATACCATAGTTGGTACAAATATAGCATACCTAAAAACAGCATGTGTACAGCATGCATAGACTTCTCTTGCTCCTTCTTGATGCAGCAGCTCAGCTCCTTTGGCAATAGTTCCTAATTTAATTGGTTTCATTAGAATATTGATATTTGGAAGCGAAATATCTCAAAGAAAGGCAAAGAGTAATTTTAGTTGTGTGTGCAATTTAATGCTAAAATTAAATTCTCAACTGCCTTGGATGAATCATGAATGAGAACAGTTCAGATGAGAACTTACCAGCTGTATCAATCATATCATCCATCATAACAGCCACTTTTCCTCTAACATCTCCAATAAGATTCATTACCTGTAAAAAAATGAACATGATAAACTGTAGTGGTTTAATCTCACAAAGCATGAAAATTTAAACAAGTATGCAACATGTAGTGATATAGACTCGTCTGAAAATGCATTAAGTACTATAACATGCAGATTGAATCTAGGAAAAGGTGCCAGAGAATATTTCCTTCTATGCATCATCGTAGACTGCAGTTAATACACACAATATGGAGAAGATCAGAAGAACTTAGAACGAACTAAGTTATTTTTCCTACTTGCATTCATAAATGTTTATCCTGTATAAACCAGAAAGCAAAGAATGCTCTACTTGCCTCGGCAACATTGTGTCCATGCCTTCTTTTATCAACAATTGCTAGAGGTGCATCTGATAGCTTTTTGGCAAAAGCACGTGCCCTGGCAACACCTCCAACATCCGGAGACACCACCACCAGGTCATCTGAACATATTGTCTTGCTGGCGAGGTAATCAAGAATCACAGGCTTGACAGATCAAAGAATCAAAAAGAAAGACAAAGTTATAATCATAAATGAAATCACATGCAAGCAGTTATCAGTCAACATGCATCAGTGCATACCTGACCATAAACATGATCTACTGGGATGTCAAAGTATCCCATGGCTTGACTGGAATGAAGATCACATACAAGGACACGGTTCGCACCAGCTTCTGTAATCATATTAGCTACAAGTTTTGCAGCTATAGATTCACGGCCTTGAGACTGAAAGCAGGAAATGCTTTTGTTAGTTTTGACATGCTAGCCAGAGTGCTGTGCCATAACACAAGTCTTCAACAAATTGAGAACTTCGACAATATATTcttgtttcaaaaaaataagATGTTCCTCAGATGTTAAGACAATATGTAATGCTACTGATTCCTGACTGTGAGGATTCCACAAATGGACACATAGACTAAACTTTATACAATAATAAAGTTTGTCCGTCATTGCTCTCTTTGTGGAAACAATAATAAAGTGTAGTGTTACAAGCATGTGACAAATGCCactcaaaaaataaaatgatcCCAAAACCACTAAGATAATTTGGAGGCAAAAAATTGTATGACAAGTTGACAACATTACCTTCCTGTCAGCTCTGGCATAACCAAAATAAGGGATGACTGCAGTAATATTCTTAGCAGATGCTCTCCTACAGGCATCAATCATGATCAGAAGTTCCATAAGATTCTCATTTGCAGGAGGGCACGTTGGTTGCACAAGGAAAACATCGCATCCCCTTACGCTTTCTTGTAACTGAACATATATTTCGCCATCAGCAAACCTTTTTATGTTAATCTTCCCAAGTTCTAAGCCCAAGTAACTTGCTATTTCCTGCAGATAAGACAACAAGAAAAACTTCCATCTTAGTTTGGCACTGTGAGATTAACCATTCAGTCAAACAAGTGCTACTTGTAACAAGTCACACTTAAATACTACTGCTAGACTTCTTTTGAGGACCAGCTGTCCACTTTTCATAGTTCATGGCTATATGCCTCTTTAAGCCTAATTATGCTCAATGTACATTTTTGCATCTACCACTACTAACAGTCTGTTTTCCGGAAGTTATGGATGAACTGAATAATATTCAATATCTTGATGTTACAACCACAGTAAACCACATAGCCCAATTCGTTGCATCTGTCAAATTTGAAACAAGAGAATGCAAAGCATGAAAAAGTAATGAGAGATTCAGCTGACCTGGGAAAGAGAAGGGTTGGCAGTCCCTGAGAAGATACGCAACCTTGTATCATTCTTAATATTCGCATCCCGGATAATCGGCAGCGTCACAGGACTTAACAACGATCTGTTAGACACTGGAGCGTATGGTGGTATTCCATTGACTGCCCTCAGTTGATCAATCTTCTTGCACCTCTGCACGACCAAAGATCCTTTCAGCTTAAGTGTGCAGGAGTGCATTAATCCAATCCAGTACACTAAATTCAACATGACTACACCCACACTTGCTTTGCCACCTTATAGCAAAAGAATGAACCCCACTTTTGTTTGAGGCGAACAAATTTAACACAAAAAACCAAAGCACGCACAGCTCCAAACAATGAACAAGAATCGAAATTCCTTGTGCAATAAACACAACCCTCCCGTAAATCAGCCAACACAACCTAACCAAAAGTCCAAAACCAACTTAAAATTCGACGCAAATACACCTCCTAAGCTCCTTGCCCCATCACAAACCATCGCAACATCTACAACCCTATCGATAACTGCATACTGATCATCATACCACTGCTGCATTAggggataattttttttttcaaaaaaaaaaaaacagagcggGGCAAGGAGGGTGGCGGGAGCTCACCACGACGACGGGGGAAGagcgcggcggtcggcggaggaggccgcggctgCGCGCGGCGAgaggggacggcgcggcggcggcggcggctgagtaGGAGAGCGGCATCGGGggacgcggggggggggggggggggtggtcgGAGGTGGATGGCTAGGGTTTAATTTGGGTTAAGTTGGGGTTTACTTCCAGCCGCCGGATTATTAGATTTTAAGGACACTTCGTTGATTGGTTTGCTTGTACTTTTACCAGTAGAtcgttttcttcttttcttttttttttcccgttcTGTTTTGGTTTATGCAGTCGTGTGATCATGTGTCCTCGGAGAAAAGTCGCCATCAAAAAATGGGGGAAAAAACAAGCCAGCATTGATCAGAGCTGGAGCAGTGAAGTGGAGTAGTAGAGTagagtaactttttttttttttgcagggagtAGAGTAGTATTTCTTTTTGTAAGGTTATGGTTTTGAGGTTTTTAATTGATACTAACTGGACTGTTGTTGAGAAATTGATTGTTTTATACTTACCTTTATTTTTACTACTTTCAAAAGTCTAACAGTggttcctcgcaaaaaaaaaaagtctaacgGTGGTTGTGAGACCGATATTCTTCTATTCGAGATGTATCATCACTTCGTTACTATCATCATAAAAAATTGGTAATAGTATCACCATAAAAATTgtgctccctccattccaaaatatagggcacaactactttttaaatgtgtttcataatataaggcgtgcatgcatgcatgaaaatTAATAGCACCTTATCTctcctaaattattttttttaaaatcaagATGTTTAATTCTATTGTGTGCATGTATTATATTAGTTGAGaattcttggtctttgggtaaAGGGTgattgtgccttatattttgtaatggagggagtattcgcTTTGTTCTATTCGCGATGTACCGTTGTAATTCTCGTATCCTTCTGGCTGATCTTTTGCACAGTCAAAGAAGTATTCCATCTACGTTCAAATCCCTCAATGGCTAGTGTCACCGTCActgttccccccccccccccaccataATGTGTGGCTTGCTCCCATCTTagccttgtttggatcctctgagctattaaatagccctccaaaatcttgctatttaggagtattaaacgtagattaccgacaaaaccgattccataacccctaggctattttgcgagatgaatctaatgatgtatattaatccatgattagcggctgattactgtagcatcactgtatcaaatcatggattaatatacctcgttagattcgtctcgcaaaatagcctaggggttatggaatgggttttgtcagtaatctacgtttaatactcatAAGCCCTCCGGATCTAAATAGGGCTCTTGTCAAACCACCACCAACTATCCTACCATTTTTCTCGTAATACCATCCCTTCTCCCCCGCCCTCCTTTCCTTTCCTGTTATCCGGCTTcaataaggctgtgttcgcatgcACCTTTTCCCATCCCctttccctcgttttccgcgtgcacgcttttcaaactgctaaacggtgcatattttgtaaaaagtttctatacaaaagttgcttaaaaaatcaaattaatccctttttgaaaaaaatagctaatacttaattaatcacgcgttaatggactgctccgttttccgtgcgcagaAGTTGGGTTCCCATCTCCCCCATCCGAACTCAGCCTAAGACTGTTTGCATCATCTATCGTAGGAGTCTCGGATTTAGGTATCGCTTTCAAAGGATccaaatatttttgttgttgtcATTTGACCTACCAACCGATGTGTCCCATTTCCGTGCAGGTTGTGCTCTTGCCCTTATCCTTTTCTCGGATTTGGTGTGAAGGGCTAGAGCAGCAAGTAAAAGATGCACAACTAATTTCACTATTTTTTATAGGAAATTGTTGGTTGTAAAAATAGCGGTAACCTACGGCGAATGCTTATCGTTATCAAACAAGTTGTCAATAAAGATTACTACTTTGCGCTTGATTTTAAACGATCTGTTGTAAGTATAGTGTGCCCTGCAAGATTTGAGATCGTGCTTGTTATATATACATTCCATTCTTCAAAACATTAGTATCTTCTATCATCGATCATTTATAGTACAACCTAAGTTCAAAAGAAATTAACTTTTTGTGATGAAGATAAGGAGTTCCTAAAAAGTTGCATGTCACAAGCTAGAGACtacggttatgcaactttttaccaattatggatggagattcataAATAGACTACAATAAATGTGTTCTCTCATTGTTAGTTTGGTTTATCCGTTTTCTTTTATGGTGTGTTCTATTTCTTTAGATTCACATCTTTTCTCAAATGTTattatgtaataattggctgtagctctttttAGTAAAGGCCGGGATactatattccattatcttaaaaaaaaagttcaaaagaaaATAACTTTTGACCTGATTTGTAGCAAgaagtttctttcttttcttttttactgaGTAACACACAGGCACATCAGAAAATCAAAAAAAAGAACTTAGGTCTAAGGAGTAGTTCATAGAcgttaaaaaaaatgactttaTGATATCCTGGGGGCgttttttttgagaaatcagGATGATATCTTAGCATTGATAGACCTTTCCTTCCAAAAATATTAATTCCCACCCCACAAATGAACAAACGCTGTTTTCATCACAACTGAATTTATAAATGTCAAATCCAAGATCGAAACACTAAtttactgttttttttcttttttcttttttctagggAATCTTTATCATCGTAACTTCTGTAGTTACCATTTTACCAGTCGCACATTCGCACTAATTTTAGGCTAAGGGCTTAATTACCCGCGTTAATGATGGATAATAAAAACCTGCAGCGAGACCCTGGcgttttcttctcctcttctttcCCCGGTCTTGGAGGGTCTCATCCTTCCTTCCCCCTCCATTGCATGCATGCGCGTCGCGGTTACAATTAATTAAAACCGCAAGCGCATGCATCTTAATCGCCCCCATGCATCTCCGCCTAAATTaaatcgatccatccatcgccTCGCGCAATTAACGATCCATCGATCGAATCGAAGCTCGCTAGATTTCGAGAGATCAATACATACATCTCATCAATTTGGGTTGCAtttgagagagaggaagaggaagaggaagagaggaggagaagagcaaGGTAGCTAGGGTAGCTTGGGCATGGCCGGCCGCCGGTTGCTGGTGgcaacggcggtggtggcggcggcggcggcggtggtcgcggcggcggcgctggaggcgATCAACGTGACGACGGTGGCGTTCGAGGAGGGGTACACGCCGCTGTTCGGCTTCGACAACATCCTCCGCTCCGCCGACGACCGCACCGTCAGCCTCCTCCTCGACCGCTCCACCGGTAATTTTTTTGAATTCTTCGATTGATTTGCGCTTGAgaaattagttaattaatccatgaattcatggatttttttttcctcctggTTAATCCGATTCGAATCCCTAATTGGCTCACCAGGCTCTGGGTTCATGTCGTCGTCCATGTACCAGCACGGCTTCTTCAGCGCCTCCATCAAGCTCCCCTCCGACTacaccgccggcgtcgtcgtcgccttctACGTACGTAATTAAGCACAACCACCAATTAATTTACCCCGTTTTGATGAGAGTGAATTTTAAATTCTCGAGGAATCGTTCCTTATCGATTCACTTAaatagttagaaaaaaaatagaaaaatgagaACATATATTAACAGTGTATCAATCCGTAAATATGAAAGTTAAAtttcaacttttaaaaattgtaacaaaaataaacaaactaAATTATACAACTGATTAGCGTATATTTgcagttaaatttgtttttttcgttgcgatATCTAGAAGTTAACTTTGACCATAAAAAAACCTTTTGATGAGAGAATTTTAAATTCTCGAGGAATCGTTCCTTATTGATTCACTTGAATAGTtatggaaaaaaatagaaaaataagaagATATATTAACACTTGTATCAATTCGCAAATATGAAAGTTAAATTTCAACTTTTgaaaattgtaacaaaaataaacaaactaAATTATACAACTGATTAGCGTATATTTGcagttaaatttaatttttttcgttGCGATATGTAGAAGTTAACTTTGACCATAAAAAAGATGAATATTATGGAATTACTTAATATCAAATAAGGTGAGGATTTAAATCCAAGTCGTCTAGCCCATCACCTTGTGCAGCTAGCTGGAAAACGACTGGGTGTTTCTCAAAATTTGACCATACATATGTGTGATATATCACAAATTAGTCTATCTAGTTGAATTTATTGATAATCATTTTGAATGGTATGCAAATAAGAGGGGTTATCTCGGAGTTTAGAATTTACATCAATTAAACTCtaatttaattgattaattatatTGCAGACATCGAACGGCGACGTGATCGAGAAGCGGCACGACGAGCTGGACTTCGAGTTCCTGGGCAACATCCGCGGGAAGCCATGGCGGGTGCAGACGAACGTGTACGGCAATGGCAGCGTGAGCCGGGGGAGGGAGGAGCGCTACCTGCTCCCCTTCGACCCGACCACGGAGTTCCACCGCTACTCCATCCTCTGGACGCGCGCCGCCATCGTCTTCTTCGTCGACGACGTCCCCATCCGCGAGGTCCGCCGCACGCCGGCGATGACCGGCGACTTCCCGTCCAAGCCCATGTCCATCTACGCCACCGTCTGGGACGCCTCCACCTGGGCCACCTCCGGCGGCCGCTACCGCGTCAACTACCGGTACGGGCCGTTCGTGGCGTCGTTCACCGACCTCGCCCTCCTCGGCTGCCGCGTCGGCGACCCCATCGGCCAGatgctctcctccgccgcctgcaCCGCCGCCGAGGACGCGCTGCTCGCCTCCGACCTCGCCGTGATGACGCTGGAGAAGCAGCAGGCGATGCGGCGGTTCAGGGAGCAGAACATGGTGTACTCCTACTGCTACGACACGCTGCGGTACCCGGCGCCGTTCCTGGAGTGCGACGTCGTGGAGTCCGAGCGCCGCCGGTTCAAGGGCAgcggccacctccgcctcgccttccgccgccgccgccgcacccgcccCGGATCCCGGCCGGCGAGGCCCACCAGGGCCGCCGACATGTAGCGCAGCACATAATCATATTTGTTTCATCATTTCATCGTCGCGCCTTCGAGTCATGGGATGATCGAAACgggagcaaaagaaaaaaaaataacggaCACACGCAACGACCAATTGGGCCCACGAGGAAAGGAGAAAGCGGCCAGGCCCAATTTGGAAGTTGAAGGCCCATTCCAAATTGGGCCTGAATTCTAGTGGTTGATCCAAATGTCATCTTTAATTATTGAACCCGACGTGGTATATCCTAATCTAGAAAAGCATATGCATGGATATACCGTTCCAAAATACACGGATATACCGTTCCAAAACCCAGACATTTCATGAACTAAAGAACACCAAAACATTTCTTCGGAAGTAGATAGACAGAGGAAATACCTCGTTTCCCACGTGCACATTTTTCAAAccgttaaacggtgtgtttttacAAAATCTTTACTCCGTCCCTCTAAAAATATAAGGATTATTAGTTGGACACGAAGACTAAATAATAGGAggaggttgtgattggttgagaagtggaggtagcTGAGAAAATTAAATGATGAAGGGTTGTAATTGATTGAGAAGATaatgttggtgaagaagttattatattttaggataaatctaaagggctaaaagttgttatattttaggacggagggtgTAATAATCAATCAATCCTATGTTAATTGTTCTTTAAAGTATCTTCTCTAATCGTGTGTTCTCAGTCACTCCCTTGCAATCGATGTAATGCGGTGACGTGGCACACAGTAGGAGTAGCAGTCCAAGTCATAGCAAAACCAGCGGAGCAGCAAAGTGAGAGCGGCACACAGAGAGACAGGTAGACGAACGAGGTGACGTCACTCCATCGAGCCCATCCAGCAAGGCAGAGCTGATGCTGAACCCCTCCTCCAAGACACGGCACGAAAAAGGCATCTTCCGGGAGATACTAGAAAACTTCACGACACGCAGGCGCAGATGCCACGAGCAGCCGCTGCCTCGTTTACCCAAACCCAaacaccacctcctcctccgcctccgcctccgccgccgtaaaaccctcgccgccaccgccaccgcctccgccgccgcggcggatccgctcctcctctccctgcCCTGCGCTGCGCGGGGCGTGGTCGAGGCTCGACATGGTGCTGTGGGAGCTGACGGCGATCACGGCCTACTTCCTGGGGCTCAGGCGGACCTACCGCCTCGCGCTCCGCATCCAGCGCCGCCTCATCGGCCCCAACCACCCCAGGATCCGCCACTTCGTCTACAggtccctctcctctccttcccctccccacGCCCCGCGCGCGCTCTGATCCGAGCAATCGGTACGGATTCGCGGCGCGGGGACGCCCAAATCGATACGGATTCGTCCTTGATTTCATCTTTGTTGGGGGAAAATCACTGGGGCGAATCGCGTGTACTACAGTACCATGCCACTGGGTAGAAATTGCGGGCGCGCCTTCCCTGAAATCTGTGATAAACCTGTCGTATTGTGATGTTGACCAGCTTCAGTTAGCTCAGAAATGTCGCTGGCACAATACGGGGCGCTAGGTTGGGACATTGCCAGCATTTCGTTTGGGTTGTCCAAACCACAGCTTTGCTGCTACATCCTCACAGCTGCAATTCGATTTGTCATGTTCATTCCGATGTGACCGTGTCAACCATGAAACTTACTTGCACTATACCCGGTGTTATACACAAGTCCCGTAATGAAATCTTGTCAAATGCTCCTATTTTTGTGATAGATTGCTCAACATGGAAAT of the Oryza sativa Japonica Group chromosome 2, ASM3414082v1 genome contains:
- the LOC4328168 gene encoding ribose-phosphate pyrophosphokinase 1, chloroplastic, with the protein product MPLSYSAAAAAAPSPLAARSRGLLRRPPRSSPVVVRCKKIDQLRAVNGIPPYAPVSNRSLLSPVTLPIIRDANIKNDTRLRIFSGTANPSLSQEIASYLGLELGKINIKRFADGEIYVQLQESVRGCDVFLVQPTCPPANENLMELLIMIDACRRASAKNITAVIPYFGYARADRKSQGRESIAAKLVANMITEAGANRVLVCDLHSSQAMGYFDIPVDHVYGQPVILDYLASKTICSDDLVVVSPDVGGVARARAFAKKLSDAPLAIVDKRRHGHNVAEVMNLIGDVRGKVAVMMDDMIDTAGTIAKGAELLHQEGAREVYACCTHAVFSPPAIERLSSGLFQEVIITNTIPLKEDKSFPQLTILSVANLLGETIWRVHDDCSVGHEPYSSLDID
- the LOC4328169 gene encoding probable xyloglucan endotransglucosylase/hydrolase protein 30, with protein sequence MAGRRLLVATAVVAAAAAVVAAAALEAINVTTVAFEEGYTPLFGFDNILRSADDRTVSLLLDRSTGSGFMSSSMYQHGFFSASIKLPSDYTAGVVVAFYTSNGDVIEKRHDELDFEFLGNIRGKPWRVQTNVYGNGSVSRGREERYLLPFDPTTEFHRYSILWTRAAIVFFVDDVPIREVRRTPAMTGDFPSKPMSIYATVWDASTWATSGGRYRVNYRYGPFVASFTDLALLGCRVGDPIGQMLSSAACTAAEDALLASDLAVMTLEKQQAMRRFREQNMVYSYCYDTLRYPAPFLECDVVESERRRFKGSGHLRLAFRRRRRTRPGSRPARPTRAADM